ACCTGGAGAGGCAATGTCCCATGATTGGTTTGCTGGCAAATCTCATCCTGATATTTACCGCTCTTTTTCTGGTAGCCTACGGGATCTGGCAAATATTCCTTACGCCCCGAACCCCGGTAAAAGCATCGCTGGGAAAAGATGGGGTTCAACGGGTGAGTCTTGAGGTGAACAACGGCTATCATCCGGCGGTTATCGAGGCGCAGTCGGATCATCCTTTGAATATGCGGTTCTATCGAATCGAGAACTCACCATGCAGCGAGGAAATCGTGCTGCGGGATTTTGGAATTTGGGAACGGCTTCCGGCGTACACAACCACGTCGGTGGAAATTCTCCCGTTTCAGCCCGGAGAATACACCTTTGGCTGCGGCAACAATGTATTAGAGGGAAAATTGATAATTCGGTAATGGTATCAGAATAAAGGATGTGACAGATGATAAACAGATCAAAACGTACCTTGCAGCACCAGTTGAATACCTGGATTGTC
The Candidatus Neomarinimicrobiota bacterium genome window above contains:
- a CDS encoding cupredoxin domain-containing protein, which encodes MIGLLANLILIFTALFLVAYGIWQIFLTPRTPVKASLGKDGVQRVSLEVNNGYHPAVIEAQSDHPLNMRFYRIENSPCSEEIVLRDFGIWERLPAYTTTSVEILPFQPGEYTFGCGNNVLEGKLIIR